A genome region from Clupea harengus chromosome 7, Ch_v2.0.2, whole genome shotgun sequence includes the following:
- the LOC116221215 gene encoding uncharacterized protein LOC116221215, whose protein sequence is MYLRYDRFFFKDYSFNIINHCLAVKFACNATSYFEQATARRKLTLSCLLLPMPYYNINIDETYPHSGTLPDDAYRKPWFRGNIISTSSLNMNGSIMEDLKSKTLSMDSLEKMSATDHLNKEEALEIVPSSNPASQAYPEAEEALWLVTQRKSEAGVSLVDDFTRAPGNTMSVGHEELQLEELLVSSPLHQFRKNMPPLRAKLSRLKAVLVPDPLQILMGGSLSEDRIFGRCVPYDVSSCGNADSSQMGSSVIEEFSKVSPQDEESLMLLEVESCTMHKASFNTSLAYLSNTLQVKQEPDGDQVSCVEMLKKGELPGNLNFSYGNEFINSSVRALLALSLFLQ, encoded by the exons ATGTATTTGAGGTacgatcgttttttttttaaagattattCATTCAATATCATAAACCACTGCCTGGCTGTGAAATTCGCCTGTAATGCTACTTCTTATTTTGAACAGGCCACAGCTAGGCGTAAATTGACATTAAGTTGCCTGCTTCTGCCAATGCCTTACTACAACATCAACATAGACGAAACCTATCCTCACAGTGGTACTCTACCTGATGATGCTTATCGAAAGCCATGGTTTCGAG GAAACATAATTTCCACCAGCAGTCTGAACATGAACGGATCAATAATGGAAGACCTAAAGTCTAAAACACTTTCTATGGATTCTCTGGAAAA AATGAGTGCTACTGACCACCTGAATAAAGAGGAAGCTTTGGAGATAGTCCCCAGCTCCAATCCTGCTTCCCAGGCCTATCCCGAGGCAGAGGAGGCCCTTTGGCTGGTCAcccagagaaagagtgaagctGGTGTATCCCTGGTAGACGACTTTACCAGGGCGCCAGGAAACACCATGAGTGTGGGTCATGAAG AGCTTCAACTTGAGGAGTTGCTGGTTAGCTCCCCCCTACACCAGTTCAGGAAGAACATGCCGCCTTTACGGGCCAAACTGAGCCGGTTGAAAGCTGTGTTGGTACCGGACCCCCTACAAATCCTAATGGGAGGTTCCCTGTCTGAGGATAGGATTTTCGG GAGATGTGTGCCCTATGATGTCAGTTCATGTGGTAATGCAGACAGCTCTCAGATGGGGTCAAGTGTCATAGAGGAGTTTAGCAAGGTGTCACCTCAGGATGAAgag tccttaatgTTGCTTGAAGTGGAATCCTGTACCATGCACAAAGCCTCCTTCAACACTTCTCTAGCATACCTCTCTAATACTCTACAAGTAAAACAAGAGCCTGATGGAGACCAGGTCTCGTGTGTAGAGATGCTTAAAAAAGGTGAGCTACCTGGAAACCTCAACTTTAGCTACGGGAATGAGTTTATCAACAGTTCTGTTAGAGCCCTGCTAGCGTTGTCCCTGTTCTTACAGTGA